A genomic segment from Nasonia vitripennis strain AsymCx chromosome 3 unlocalized genomic scaffold, Nvit_psr_1.1 chr3_random0010, whole genome shotgun sequence encodes:
- the LOC116416868 gene encoding ras-interacting protein RIP3-like, whose translation MLDYVSWAMDIVETLPQPPNAALQQLAPRRSPAADPPRRSPAANPPRRSPAADPLRRSPAADPPRRSPAADPPRRSPAADPPQRSPAANSSGRSPMAEQPRRSPTTEQPRQSSATRRRRSRSSSSSSGTSSSCASCKSVKSIRDLKRIPKVTSSNMKRKANEQEGNEQKKKKAGERERETSPKPGTSTMTSEVTRPVPRRGILQLKRTDSQQQQQQQQQQQQQQQQQLQPQQQQQRPQQQQRNLPRIIDDKIIIDHVNVNKIYKNYKKK comes from the exons ATGCTAGACTACGTGTCCTGGGCCATGGACATAGTAGAAACAT TGCCGCAACCACCGAATGCTGCTTTGCAACAATTGGCGCCGCGACGATCGCCGGCAGCTGACCCGCCTCGTCGATCGCCGGCAGCTAACCCGCCTCGTCGATCTCCGGCGGCTGACCCACTGCGGCGATCCCCGGCTGCTGACCCGCCGCGGCGATCTCCGGCAGCTGACCCACCGCGGCGATCCCCGGCGGCTGACCCGCCGCAGCGATCCCCAGCTGCTAACTCGTCTGGACGATCCCCAATGGCTGAGCAGCCTCGGCGATCACCGACGACTGAGCAGCCTCGGCAATCCTCGGCGACCCGAAGAAGACGGTCTCGCTCGAGCTCCAGTTCAAGTGGAACATCATCCAGTTGCGCATCGTGCAAATCCGTTAAAAGTATACGTGATCTCAAGCGGATTCCTAAAGTTACATCCTcgaatatgaagagaaaagcaaatg aACAAGAAGGCAacgagcagaagaagaagaaggcaggagagagagagagagagacgtcacCAAAACCAGGAACATCTACAATGACTTCAg aggTTACGAGGCCAGTACCGAGACGTGGTATTTTACAATTGAAAAGGACAGACagtcaacagcagcagcaacagcagcaacagcaacagcagcagcagcaacagcagctgcaaccacaacaacagcaacagcgaccacagcaacaacaacgcaATTTACCGAGGATTATAGATGATAAGATAATAATAGATCATGTAaacgtaaataaaatttacaaaaattataaaaaaaaataa
- the LOC116416862 gene encoding uncharacterized protein LOC116416862, giving the protein MTAMCEYKKMFQNTILKYPEENVYIVDIQGFQRIAADTFIFKEISFLNIRKTALPTAYLFKSPMPWEELTEEEKCMIHWLEKSHHGIEWNSGDIPYHRLQHVLQIFTRDVKKIFVKGEQKALWLKNYLPNTLICNVEDLGCPPLENIKSNKNYFCLYHHLSIRRKPSCVVHNALSIRAWLLNYLSEKFSQDEVDNY; this is encoded by the exons ATGACTGCAATGTGTGAATACAAAAAGATGTTTCAAAATACCATACTGAAATATCCGGaagaaaatgtttatattgTTGACATACAAGGATTTCAAAGAATTGCTGCGGATACTTTCATTTTCAAGGAAATTAGTTTTCTCAACATAAGAAAAACAGCTTTACCAACTGCTTACCTCTTCAAATCTCCAATGCCGTGGGAAGAACTTaccgaggaagaaaaatgtatgatacaTTGGCTAGAAAAAAGTCACCATGGAATTGAATGGAATTCTGGTGACATTCCATACCATCGACTTCAACATGTCTTACAAATCTTTACACGAGATGTTAAAAAGATATTCGTTAAGGGAGAACAGAAAGCACTGtggttgaaaaattatttgccgAATAC tctAATATGTAATGTCGAAGATCTTGGATGCCCTCCGCTCGAGAacataaaaagtaataaaaattacttttgctTGTACCATCATCTTTCTATTAGAAGAAAACCATCATGTGTCGTCCATAATGCTCTTTCAATAAGAGCAtggttattaaattatttgtctgAAAAATTTAGTCAGGACGAAGTTGATAATTATTGA